In Ovis aries strain OAR_USU_Benz2616 breed Rambouillet chromosome 22, ARS-UI_Ramb_v3.0, whole genome shotgun sequence, the DNA window TACAAAAGACTTCACCATAGACATTATACTCTTGATATCCCAAACATAGGAGTACATGTCATAAAGGATTGTCCTGTTCGCACAATTGGAGAGCCGAGTGAACATTCCCATTACTAGTCCGCACATCTCTTCAAACTTGGCTGCTCGTGATCGCCATTCTTCAATCTATTGAGGATCAATAACGACACTCAAAAAATTGGAAGTTAAAAACATAATCTAAAGCACAGTTATAAACTAAGCTGTTTATGTTATCAAGTACCTGCAAATTTATCCTCAACATTAAAGAATCACAGGGCTTAAACATTTAAAGATAAGCAATAAAAGTCTGTGTCTCCCCAAACGGACAAATATTCCTAAAATATTAATCAACTTTGACCTTCCTTCATTCCTAAGTACTGTAAGGTCAAACTATGGAAACACATGATTCAGCAGAGTCTGTACCTACTTTACAGAACACATTCTAAGATGTGGCCAATTCTCATTTAAGACCTCCTCCATATCATCAGCATGGGGATCCATCCAGGCCAGAGAAGCAAGCATATTAAGTGTACTCACTTTTTCCGAGTCTTTTCCTTTGCAATTGACACTGACAACACTACTATTTGCTCGAAGCCACTGGAACTCCCGTAACATCTGCGCTCCTTTGGGTCCATGCTCATAAGGAAGGTAGAATAGGTCAGCAAGTAACTGCAAATCCTCCAGAGTCACTGGTTCTGCAGTGTACAAAGGCTTTTCATTTGGACCAGGCACAAACTGCTCCTTGTTTGTCTGTTCATCAGTCTGCATAGGGGCAATATCACTGATGCAATCTTCCTGCATAGACATCTCTGGGGATTTCGATTCAGCTATGCTTTCTTTATCAGTGTCCATTGGTTTCAATTCTTCTGCCATTTTAGCTTCAACAATTTCAGTTAGTATTTGACTGTCATTCTTGTGGtctgtttcttcctgtttttccacTACCATGTCCATGGGTTCCTCATCtggctgtttcttttcttcttccttggtCAGGGCTGTAGGCTCACCACTCAAGGCTGCTCCCTGGCTCATAATGGGCTCCTGGTAAACAGTTGTAACTACAGTTGTGGCATTTAAAGAgggtgctgcaactagaggagcCCCATCAACTACACTTGCTTTAGCTCCACTGTGTGCGACCTGCCTACCTATAAAAACAAATTGCCAGAAAGACAATCAGAATGAGAAACGGAACAAGTAAGATCCAGAGAAATGTCTTAACTATAAGCCTCAATTTGagattccaaatagaaaaaagtgCCACTTCTCTAAACCACCGGGGAggtgaggaagggaagaagggggaAAACACAGATCATAAATATGGCAACacctattattttcttctcttttgaagATCTGTATTTttgaagaactattaaaaaaaatttttttaaacaaattagcATTCCAAGAAGATAAAACCTATTTAAGgccaaaagtaaaatttaaaaaacctctCTAGATTCCTAAATTTCACTTTGCTTGGTGGGCCTGTAATAAAACATCACAAATGTTCTTATGTCTCAAACAATGTAATCCAACCCTCTTACAAAGAAAAGCCAAACTCACTGCTGTATTGATGAGGTACGCCAAACTCCTGCAACCATTCCGTTAAAGCTAACTTCAGAGCCATCTGTGGACTATAAAGTACATCAGTTTCAATATCTTCATCACTGCCTTCATTTTCTAACTTTATCTGGATTGATACAGTACTGTCTTCACTATCAGCTGCAAAACAGAGAAACAGCACAAAAACAGTTTTGATTACAAAATACTAATTCTTACAGTGAAACTGGAGAGGCGAAGAACTGGAGTAAGAACAAACCTTAAGCATAAGAATGCAAACACAACCAAGACCCTTCACTGAACCACTTCACCTAGAATAGTCATCTAAATGCATTGCCAAATGGAAAATcccaaatgaaataataaacacTAATTTCAGAATCACTGGACAAATCAttgataaatgtccactgatagCGTTTTCATTTCTAGCCCAATCATTTAATGCCCAATAGGCTTTACTTATATATTCACCCAGTGTTAAGTATCTCTTTCTCCATGAAGTCATTTACCCACTTCTGTTTAAGGGAGGTAATCAATCACTCCCTCCTCTGTgttccccctgctgctgctaagtcacttcagtcgtgtccgactctgtgtgaccccacagacggcagcccaccaggctcccccatccctgggattctccaggcaagaacactggagtgggttgccatttccttctccaatgcatgaatgtgaaaagtgaaagtgaagttgctcagtcatgtctcactctgagtgaccccgtggactgcagcctaccagggtcttctgtccgtcggagtttccaggcaagagtactggagtggggtgccattgccttctccctaggaCTCTGTAGATAATTATTCTCAGTACTCCTCATTCTATAGCACAGTTCCTTGCCTGCTTTATCAACACCAGACTAATTCTTTCAAAGTAGGgactattttattctttgaacCCTTAGTGTCTGATAAATAGGAATCTAAATGTTAATGAATAAACAACTAGTCAACATTCTCTTACCTGGAATTCAATTAAgattttttcataaataaaaatcagtaagcCAATATCTAAAATAAGAAATGTTTCATAAATGTAAGCTAAACTGAAATTACACAGTAAGCAACTCAGATAAGAATATCTAGCTATCTAAAATAACCATTTAAATATAATCACCTGAAAACATAAATTCAATCAGAATTACTCAAGGGGTAACAGGAACATTAAGACTACTTTGTCTAGTTCCTCAGGTTTCAAAAGCCAAGTCACATCTTAAAAACAAAGAACTGAGGCCAAAAAGttattaagtaacttgcccaaagccactcCAGGGAGCCCTTTTCCTATCATTTACATCTCATTCACAGGACTAAacaatacctttaaaaaaaattcttgatgaCAAAAAAACATATACTCACCAATGGTTCTAGTTAACCCCAATCTCTTCCCAAGGTCAAGAATTAAGTCATTTACTTACTCATCACTACATCTTTCCTTACTCCATTCATGTTTGATTTGTACCAGGTGGCAAGGGTGTGGATAGCAACATAGTTGGCTTCAAATTCACAATTTGGATTAGTCAAGACTCCTTTTAATCGTGGGATGAGTTCTGTGGATCTTCCTTTGTATGGGCCCAGAAATAGTCTCTTCTGATCGTAATCGTTAGCATGAATGTTATCCCAGATTACTGGAGCTCTCTTAATTATCTTTGAAACCTCTTCAATGGACTCTACTGGAATTTCTTTAGAAACAACTTTAGGACCTAAAAATAAAGGCCATCATTTATTAAAAGGCTCTCATACATGGTTTTGCAAAACAGCAATATACTGcatgtaactttttattttgttatatttttaaacaatttttctttttaaaacaacacAGCAACATGTGCTTCTACTCAGCTTTATTCCCCTCGCTCAATATTTCCTCAGAGTAGATTCCTAGAACTAGTGGTTAGAAGGCACAAATATTAAAGGTTTGGGCAAGTTTCCTCAAAATGATACATTAGTAAGAAACAAATTTTCCatgtaaacaattttttttccaatataataTATCCTCAATTAGACAAACTCATTAACCTAAATCCTGGGAGGGTTTCTTCCCTTAATTCTTAGAATGAAAACTAATACAACTCATTAGTTTACTAATTACTAGCTGTCAATCTAGCATTAAGgatttcatttcataaaatacAACATTCTTGACTTTCCTGGTGATAtagtagataagaatccacctgccaatgcaggagacatccctagtctggaaagattccacaggctgcagggcagctaagcccatgttccctagagcctgggctctgcaacaagagaagccactgtaaggagaagcctgtgtaccgcaggtgcaactagagaaagcctgtgggcaCCAACAAAGATGCAGTGCCAactacaacaaaaataaaaataagttattttgatATTCAGACTCACTGCAAAATCCTAAAAAGTATTCTTAATACTAAGCGCAGAATGTATACTTTGTAAAAGGAAGAGAATCTCATTAAGGCTCagctttttaaaagtatacaaacaACCAATTTCTCTAGATCCTAGTTAATTAAAACTTTTACTGTAGAAATCTTTAAGACTTACCTGTCCAAAGCACCTCAATTCCAGGTAGAAGCTTTTCACCCACAGTCCTTAAATAAGGAGACTGAGACACATTTGGATAACAGAAAGTGCCACAATATTCTGAATGTAGGGGGAAAAATTAATCAGTAAAATAGGAATGAAATAGTCATGAGTATTTCAATGGGGATAAAAATGTCTAtcaattttaaactattttcatcCAAATGATAAAAGGCCTCTATTTTATGTTCCAAAAGAAGTCAACAAACTAGctcatttatatattaaaaaaaaaaaaaaaatcaattcataaAAGCCGATATTCCTCCTCCAAAAGTAGGACAGATCAACCCTTATGATCCTATGGTCACTAGAAATTTAAGTTTACTGAAGATAAATAATTGGAATTTTTAGCATTTTCTACAAACTCTGAATTGCCTACATTTTTCAGTTTCAATCAGAGACCAAGCAGACTGGattgatataataaaaataaagcaaaatcatGCCCCTGGCTTAGAACTCAATTATAACGGATTATAATTTACAATGAATTAAGTAACTACCAAGTATGATCTTATTAAACATTACTTGAATATTCATGTAGCATCAGAAGCCATAAGGTTCACAGTTCACAATACTCTTAACAAGACAGACAAACACATGGTTAAATCAATACAGTCTAAAATTTCTTAGAACTTCTTTAAACTCTTTCTGAACGAGAAGTCAAGCCTGGAGAAGTTTTCTTATAGGCTgaattttgagaggaaaaaaaaaaagaaaaaaatattttcagtggaaGGAACcagggagaaaaggggaaaaaaaggaaaagggggaaaaattatTAAGCTTTCTATTCTGACTACTGGAAGTAAGAGCCCAGATGGGAGTGGGAGGAATGAAAAGGGATACAGATAGGCAAGGGCAGAAAAAAGGAACAAGTAGGAGGGAAATGAGAAGTGACTTAGTTAAATGCAATGTAAATTTGCTTTTTTCTAGTTTTCACGTTGATAATACTATTCCCTTCCTCTAATCCAGAAAACGTAATGTTCACATACTTTTAGTAccaaaaaaaacataaaatttttcacCTATTCAGTTGCCATTTATTAATCCCTAAAATTTCTCCAACTTAAGATCTGGAGAAACATCTTCTAGAAAAAGAACTCCTACCTTTACATACCAAAGGGACacggaaaaacaataaaattcataCACGATCTTTTGAAAGTTATGTATTTCAAGACTAGTTAAATAGAAAGCTATTATATACAATACCTGTGGGACAGAAGAGGAAAGTTTCTGGCTCTCCTAGGTATTGATAAATCTCATTTGTGATGGAGACCTGGGCATGAGCAAAAGAACTGAATACCTCTTTGTCAGCTGCACACATATTATGGTCaatatcatcaaaaagcaagGCAAATGACCTGCATCCAAACTGAGAAACctaggaaagggaaaagaaaaaaaaaaaagatgctttacCAGCTCATCTTAAAGAGTAAAAAATACAGGCTTTAAAATATTCAAGTATACAGTTAATAGTTATACTTAAAAGTCAAATATTTTCCTTAGTAGAATGTTCAAGGCCAAACCACTCCCTTTCTATTTTCTATGTTAAAAAGCTACACAGTTTCTGAACCCATATTTTCATTTGGGTTTGAATGCACTAAGCAAATTGCCTAACAAAGCTTCTATAACGTGGCTTATCCTTCTACATCTTTCAGTACAAAAGATACCTAACAgcggaaaaaaaatgaaagataaaactcCAAGACACTAAAAATCCAAGTTATCTGCTCTAGTCAAGACGCACTGATGCTAATAAATTTCTTTGCACATAAACCTAAGTCATCAATCAGAAAGACCAAAATAGCAGAATATGATCAAGCGGGGAAATAACCTCTTAGGAGCTTATTCACAGAAATTTaactacttgtttttttttttttcctggccacaGCACACagattgtgggatcttagtttcccaaccagggagcaaacccaatCCTGGCAGTGAAGGCACCAAGTCCTAACCCTTGAGgagccagggaaatcccaaactTTGAGGTTGGTACAACAAATGTTAACTGCAATTTCAGACTGctgattttaaatcattataattaggttcaaacacatcttttattaattaaaataggaaccattacagtcaACACGTTTTTGCCAGCAAGAGTTAAGTTTATCTCTGTAACATAAAAATCTATGCTTCGGGATTTAACAAACTCTTGGAAAACATTTCCTGCATCCTGCTGGTTTTGGAAGCGTTTTCCCTGCTGTTGAAATGCTTAAAAAAGTGGTAATCGATTGGctagaggtcaggtgaatatggagGATAAGACAAAACTCTGTAGCCCAATttattcaacttttgaagcatcgGTTGTGCAGGTGCGGTCAGGCGTTGTCATGGAGATTGGGACTTGACCAATGCTGTCTGCAGGTGTTGCAGCTTCCAGGGCCATCTCATCAGGAGCACACTTCTGTGGCATATGTGAGCCACAGTTATGGTTTTGCTGGAATTCAGGAAGCTCcagtggatcagactggcagtAGACCAAAGTGACCAGGACCTTTTCTGGTGCAAGTGTggctttaataaaatgttttagagCTTCTgcttggtccaaccactgagctgggcATCACTGGTTGTAGTATgaaatccactttttgttgcaTGACACCATCCAATTGAGAAATAGTTCACTGTTGcatcaaaacaatgatttttttggttttcagtcagctcatgaggcacccttTTATCGAGCCTTTTCActtttccaatttgtttcaaatgctGAACAACCACAGAATGGCTGACGATGAATGGGTCCTCTTAAACTTCTTGTCTAGTTATAAGAGGAGCAGCTTCAATAATGGCTCTCAGTTGGTCGTTGgcaacttctgatggccagccactgTGCTCATATTCAAGGCTCTCATCCCCCTTGCGAAACTTCTTGAACCCCCATTGCACTGTGCATTCATGAGGacttcctgggccaaatgcattgttgatgttgtgtCTCCACTGTCTTATGACCCATTTTTTAACTCAAGTAAGAAAactgcttgaatttgcttttttgtctaacatcattttcaTAGTttcaaatacatataaaatatacagcaagtagtaagtcattagcaaaaaaacaaagtgagaaatgaacattaaaatgatgtatatccacatttaagaatgtattccaacaTCAAATGGCAAATGTCAACActgcaaaaccacaattacttctGCAACAACCTAATAACTttaaattctttaccagccatTCCAATACCACCAATAatatacaggtttttttttttttttctttttaaaaggtgcACCACAAGGCaagagggatcttagttccttgaccaggaatagaacccacacccctggcagtggaagcatgaagtcttagccactggactgctagggaagtccaatataaacttttgttttaataaacatATTACACTTTACCAAAACAGATGTGCAGCTTTTATGTTAAGTAGAATGTAGATTCCAATCAGGTTCAACAACAGCTTACATGTTTACCtagtttttcttctcattttgggAAACTAGCCAGTCATTTCCAGACTGAATTATGTCTTTTAACCATATAACCGACTTCATCTTACTTCTATAACCTCACCCAGTTCAGTCAAGCAAGCACCCAACAGCATACAGTTTCTGGAAATGTGACTCTGGAAGACTCAGAATCAGCTGGAATGTGAGTAAGTCTCCACCTCAAGTCTTCATTAAAAATCTATGGGAATGGAGCTAATGAGCATTCTTTTAAGCATTACTTCTAAGCATTCTTTTAAGACAGTTCTTATGCAAAGTGAAGTTTGCGAAGCATTGGTACCTCCAGTAAAGCTCTTTTCACTCCCTTTAGAAAATATTCCTATCAAAAGTAAAAAGTTTGCacagaaagtaaaaatctgtGCAGGAACAAAGAAGTACTATgaatctggttttctttttgtatcATAAAAGCAACTCAGAAACTCTTCAGTTTCATGTGCTGACTcagggaaaaataatgaaaaaggaaggaaattaccTGGTCCAGTTTGCGTTTCAATGTGGACACTTCCTTGGGGTTAGAAAAAGTAATATCCAATCCAGGTGAGATAGCATAGATGAACTCTATCTCATATTCCCGTGCAGCAGAGATGAGAGTCATAAGTTGCTCTAAAGAACAGAGTCCATGACTTTAGAAAGCAGCACAGAAAACTAAAAGAGCCTTCACCTTCAGGTTATTTATCTCCAATTTTCAATAAGTGAAGAAAGAAAGTCCCTTCAATTTTACAAAACTGTCATGTCCAATGTGACAACAGGCCTTACATAATGGCACAAACTTGATACAATTTAATATCACCCTGAACTCAATAAAAGCATTCTCTTCCTTCCACTGCCATTTCTCAAAAATACTCAATTAAGGCATCAATCCTCTTATTGAATGCAAACCAATTTTATTTCTCAAGTGTTTGAgagttatgtttttgtttttgctgtctctGTACAACTGGAATTCCTAAATAAATAACTCTACATACAACTACTTTATaatttagaataaaagaaaaatgtgttcttAAGAACCAGGGTTAAGTGATGGCCTTAATAATCTTGACATCTCTGTAACTACAACAAAAAAATCTATCACAGCTTTAAGTTTCTAAAATGCGACAGACAATTTTCCTAAGTAAATTGAAATACTACTCCATACCACAGGATATATCTTTAAATAACCTTCAGTAATATCTTAAGATAGTCATTAACTATATTTTGATCACATTAAATTTCATTACCAGCATCACCAGAAAATAATCAAGTTGAAGAAACACTTAAGTTATATAGAGTAGTAAACAACAAACTAGATGGagttttaattgcttttttcataatttaagaaAACCTGCCTTCACTGTCTTGGCTGGGCTCTGTAACCAAGTATCAAGTAAATTACTTGTTAGTGTATTTGTAACTAACTTACTTGTAACAAGTAAATTACTTGTTAGTTATCATTTAATTCCAGGTATGAAAATGTTCCCCCACTCACTCAAGTACACAAAGAAAAGCACTTCACCATTTGTCTTAGTTACttatatttatgaattttatgTAGCTAACTCGACATAAGAATACATGCAGAAAGGACAGTTTGAGATGGCTTTCACTTCAGTATAGGCCTGAACCAGGGTAAGGTCGTTCTTGACTTTAAAGACAGACAGGACCAGTACTAGTAATCAAGTGGTTAAGACCAAGCCATACTTGATTGAACCTGAAGCAAAACAATCAGTAATAATAGCCTtgtctttattttacattttggtaTTTTGTTCATGGATTTTTTTGCATTAGTTCTggtttaaaaatagataatactTTTTATCTTTATTACTGATTTTTTGAAGTACTTTAAAACTTGTACTCAAGGCAGGCACCTCACTTGCCTTGCCCAAGACCTAGCCCTGCTTCAGCACCTCTTTGTCCAATGGCCTACTGTTTACTGGCAGAAGTTAAAAAGTACAATTATGACCACAAAACAGGTGGAGTCAGATGggcaaacccatgaatcacacTATGGCTACACAATTTACTGCTTTTCTTTCAATCTGCATAACAGAGTTACTATATAAAAGAAAACTACctacaaagtgaaagtggaatACTTAATTCTTGTAcaactacatttaaaatatacctgTTTTCTTCACATACTctacagattaaaaagaaaaagattaccgGCTTCCTCCACTGAATACATCTCTCGCCAAAACATCCTATGTTTGTAGTCATCTTTTGGAGCATACAGATATGTATTTAATTCCCATTTCTGGAgccttaagagaaaagaaaattacatgtaTATAAACAGGCAATATGCATAACCAATACACCTcaaatttttcccttttcttggaGCAGCTCCATCTCTTAAAAAGTTACTATTCTGGGGCAGTAGCTTTTAACCCTTTTCAAGTCCAGTGGAGttgtgaaagaaattaaataaggaATGTTAACATATCCAACAgtcttaaataaaaatacaatagctCTGAGTGAAGCAAGTGAAGCCCAAAACCTATTCAGCTTTCCCGGgaaagtctgagaaccactgagACTGGCCTAGGTGAAGAGGAAGAAGACCAAAGTTAAACTAACTTCTGCAACTGAGAAATCATCAAACTATACTCAGCCTATTCAGTGCTAGTGTTTCCtcaaacaaaaggaaatattaatgAAGACTCTCCTTTACATAATAAAAAGTTACCTTCTAAAGAgttcttttctctgttccatAACCCATGGTCTTCCATAAAATCCTAGATTCAAAGTAAGAATAAAATTGTAAGAATGTGATAAACTGTGTACTGAGAAAAGCAGGTTACAATACAAATGACGTCAGTTTGTAAACAATACAAAAATCTGAAGGATGTTTAGTAAAACATTAACATGTTTTGGAGTGATATTATAAAGTGACTTTAATTCCCTTTTTGCTTAGGCAAATCTTTTGGTTTTTCTACCAAGAACACTAATTACTTATGTGATAAACTTATCTAAAAAGAGGTAAATGTCATCTCTTTTCACTGTCATAAAAGACCAAATATATTTAaacctaactttttaaaaagattatctcAATCTTACAGTGAGGAGAGGGGAAGCCTAGTAACCCCAAGCTGCTATTAATAACAAGTACTATCTAGGAGGGGAGTTAAACCACTTTTAGAGGTAGAAAAGGTAGGGAAAAAATCAGGAACAgaattagtaaagaatctgactgaccCAATTTgatgattttgtttgtttcccaaAATTACATTGTAAAAGAGACCCAGAAAGTGCCTTAAACTACATTCACAGCAAATTCAACATCAGAGCTGGCCCAAACAGGAAACTCAAGCAATCTCAATTCCAGAGCAAATGTCTGAACAACTGAAAATTCAAGAATGCGCCTCACTCCAGTATCCCATGTGGGGCCACAGCACTAGTAATGCAAGAAACAAACCTGCAGATGGATGATGTTAGTGATATAAGTACCAAACTGGTATTACAGCTTGCCTAACCTTTACTTTCCACCAGTCTCAATCTAATCATCTGCCAGAGATAAGGACAACCTCTCAAGAGTATTATGAAGATGGCTCAAATTCTGTTTTGAACACAAAATGCTCCTTACACACGCAATTTAACAAACTCAAAACCAAATTCAAAACCAAAATTTCTGAACTGTAATAACCTCCACTCTAAACAGAATAGTTACTCTGCACAAAGACAATGAGAcagatcaaaaaataaaaatgaaaaattcattagGTACTAATGCATGAAACTGTAGCACTTGGAATTTGGACAATTCCATGGTTACTCTCTTACAAGTGATTTAAAGTGTTAAGTGAATTTTACAAGTCTTTATAGCTTTCCTTCAACAGTTTGCATTATCATTACCTCTTAAAGGAGTAGGCATTACATTTTCCTTTAGAGCtgtctcaacattaaaaaaaattttttccaaggGTCTAACATCTTAATCTTCAGAAACCCTAACTTTGCTCTTTGAGAGTAAGGTTCATGGTTTTAGTTAACTGGCACCACAAAGAGGAGGCAGGGCTGTTACACCAGTTAAAATCAACACAGATTCCTCCACAGAACTTGCAACATGATTCACATCATTAAAGTGAACCTTAAGAAGAACTGGGAACTTTGGTGATGGCCAGTGCAGTTCATCCttgctttaaataaataaataaataaataaataaattaaaaaaccccaaaacaaaactaACACTCAGGGTAGACCTTTTTGGCAAaacttttgtttcacttttatatatgtatacatatgtgtatgttgGTTTGTGAtgtaaaatgtacttttaaaatcaataaattttgtGGGCCTCTATAGTTAAATACTtgtaaataaaagcacaaattaaCCTCATaagtatgtaaataaataaaatcaacaaaggtttgtgagggaaagaaagacaaaacacccaaaaaaaaaaaaaaaaaaatcaggtgcttagtcaccagggaaataTTCTAGGGAAtgggaaggagaaaagacaatagGTAACACAATTCTAAGTAGACTAGTTCCCTTTTAATACTATTCTGAAAAACAAATCAATTGATCTTAACCACAACTAACTTTTTCTATAATTATTGACAGTGTAATCCACAGGCAAGCTTCCTTAGACTCACTGTAGTCTAGCTCTAAAATTTCTAATCGTCCAGCACTTCTCTCCCACCCTCCATCCCAAGATCTTAGGTCACAAAACAGATTATTTTCTTAGTATCTCCCTGCAGATTCTAGTCCTATAAATACATAGATGGATAAGTCAAGCAAATCAATCATGTTTTCATAAACATCGACTCCAGACTAACACATAGGTagtttttccattctgttttccccTAAATTGTGCAACAGTTAACTTCACTGAACCGTTTCATTTCTAACCCTAGCTGCCAACTAGTCTTGTTTTCCCCTACAATTAAACTTTATCTAAAATACCATAATCACCACCCATCTTTCAAATGAATACTCCGTATGTTCGGAAGTTCTCAACCAAGAGGAcaatccttctttccttttccatgtctTTCCGGTTTTTTATAAAGA includes these proteins:
- the OGA gene encoding protein O-GlcNAcase isoform X2 yields the protein MVQKENQAVLEERESELNSNPAASAGASLEPQASPAPGEDNPTGAGGAAVAGAAGGARRFLCGVVEGFYGRPWVMEQRKELFRRLQKWELNTYLYAPKDDYKHRMFWREMYSVEEAEQLMTLISAAREYEIEFIYAISPGLDITFSNPKEVSTLKRKLDQVSQFGCRSFALLFDDIDHNMCAADKEVFSSFAHAQVSITNEIYQYLGEPETFLFCPTEYCGTFCYPNVSQSPYLRTVGEKLLPGIEVLWTGPKVVSKEIPVESIEEVSKIIKRAPVIWDNIHANDYDQKRLFLGPYKGRSTELIPRLKGVLTNPNCEFEANYVAIHTLATWYKSNMNGVRKDVVMTDSEDSTVSIQIKLENEGSDEDIETDVLYSPQMALKLALTEWLQEFGVPHQYSSRQVAHSGAKASVVDGAPLVAAPSLNATTVVTTVYQEPIMSQGAALSGEPTALTKEEEKKQPDEEPMDMVVEKQEETDHKNDSQILTEIVEAKMAEELKPMDTDKESIAESKSPEMSMQEDCISDIAPMQTDEQTNKEQFVPGPNEKPLYTAEPVTLEDLQLLADLFYLPYEHGPKGAQMLREFQWLRANSSVVSVNCKGKDSEKRLLPIDGANDLFFQPPPLTPTSKVYTIRPYFPKDEASVYKICREMYDDGVGLPFQSQPDLIGDKLVGGLLSLSLDYCFVLEDEDGICGYALGTVDVTPFIKKCKISWIPFMQEKYTKPNGDKELSEAEKIMLSFHEEQEVLPETFLANFPSLIKMDIHKKVTDPSVAKSMMACLLSSLKANGSRGAFCEVRPDDKRILEFYSKLGCFEIAKMEGFPKDVVILGRSL
- the OGA gene encoding protein O-GlcNAcase isoform X1 produces the protein MVQKENQAVLEERESELNSNPAASAGASLEPQASPAPGEDNPTGAGGAAVAGAAGGARRFLCGVVEGFYGRPWVMEQRKELFRRLQKWELNTYLYAPKDDYKHRMFWREMYSVEEAEQLMTLISAAREYEIEFIYAISPGLDITFSNPKEVSTLKRKLDQVSQFGCRSFALLFDDIDHNMCAADKEVFSSFAHAQVSITNEIYQYLGEPETFLFCPTEYCGTFCYPNVSQSPYLRTVGEKLLPGIEVLWTGPKVVSKEIPVESIEEVSKIIKRAPVIWDNIHANDYDQKRLFLGPYKGRSTELIPRLKGVLTNPNCEFEANYVAIHTLATWYKSNMNGVRKDVVMTDSEDSTVSIQIKLENEGSDEDIETDVLYSPQMALKLALTEWLQEFGVPHQYSSRQVAHSGAKASVVDGAPLVAAPSLNATTVVTTVYQEPIMSQGAALSGEPTALTKEEEKKQPDEEPMDMVVEKQEETDHKNDSQILTEIVEAKMAEELKPMDTDKESIAESKSPEMSMQEDCISDIAPMQTDEQTNKEQFVPGPNEKPLYTAEPVTLEDLQLLADLFYLPYEHGPKGAQMLREFQWLRANSSVVSVNCKGKDSEKIEEWRSRAAKFEEMCGLVMGMFTRLSNCANRTILYDMYSYVWDIKSIMSMVKSFVQWLGCRSHSSAQFLIGDQEPWAFRGGLAGEFQRLLPIDGANDLFFQPPPLTPTSKVYTIRPYFPKDEASVYKICREMYDDGVGLPFQSQPDLIGDKLVGGLLSLSLDYCFVLEDEDGICGYALGTVDVTPFIKKCKISWIPFMQEKYTKPNGDKELSEAEKIMLSFHEEQEVLPETFLANFPSLIKMDIHKKVTDPSVAKSMMACLLSSLKANGSRGAFCEVRPDDKRILEFYSKLGCFEIAKMEGFPKDVVILGRSL